One genomic segment of Mytilus galloprovincialis chromosome 5, xbMytGall1.hap1.1, whole genome shotgun sequence includes these proteins:
- the LOC143074086 gene encoding ficolin-2-like, with translation MDTEDGGWTVIQRRYDGSTDFYRGWTAYEEGFGNLTHNFWLGILQIKCSIRSGNAKIHKIVATGNYQLRVELEDFEGNTAWAEYTKFSIGDAPTNYRLEISGYKGTAGDSLTYHNGQMFSTNDRDNDIIPESCAVLYKGAWWYKKCHYSNLNGAYLFGRITSFADGVIWYEWKGHYYSLKSTRLMIKKL, from the exons ATGGATACAGAAGATGGCGGCTGGACA GTAATACAAAGGAGATACGACGGCAGTACAGACTTTTACAGAGGATGGACAGCTTACGAAGAAGGATTTGGGAATCTTACACATAATTTCTGGCTAGGtatattacaaataaaatgttCAATACGTTCAG GAAAtgcaaaaattcataaaattgtcGCAACTGGTAATTATCAACTACGAGTAGAGCTAGAGGATTTTGAAGGAAATACTGCTTGGGCTGAATACACTAAATTTTCCATTGGAGACGCTCCAACAAACTATAGATTGGAAATAAGCGGCTACAAAGGAACTGCGG GAGACAGCCTCACATACCATAACGGACAAATGTTTTCTACGAACGACAGAGATAATGATATAATTCCTGAAAGTTGTGCAGTTTTATATAAAGGGGCATGGTGGTACAAGAAATGTCATTATTCTAATCTAAATGGAGCTTACTTATTTGGGAGAATTACCTCTTTTGCTGATGGGGTCATATGGTATGAATGGAAAGGACACTATTATTCTCTAAAATCAACAAGACTAATGATAAAGAAACTTTGA